A genomic window from Centroberyx gerrardi isolate f3 chromosome 14, fCenGer3.hap1.cur.20231027, whole genome shotgun sequence includes:
- the LOC139927654 gene encoding transmembrane protease serine 11D, giving the protein MACGQRRLLGPPGGSRVVGGREAREGAWPWQVSIQRQSRHHCGGTILNSLWVLTATHCFRKDPIYFHVVAGLHVLSAPGKHSQTRSVRELRIHENFDAANFNNDVALLRLSSPLHFGDHVQPICTIDNMTHEFILNLTHCFVTGWGSTFYKGAGVTRLQEAEVEIIDTQKCNLINWYDDSITDSMICAGLESGAADACQGDSGGPLQCYSEDEERFFVLGVTSFGEECGRPRRPGVYARTSKFAAWLKTTQARSVSAAHGLSTRITSILLSAVLMLI; this is encoded by the exons ATGG CTTGCGGGCAGCGGCGCCTGCTCGGCCCCCCAGGCGGCTCTCGGGTCGTAGGAGGCCGGGAGGCTCGTGAGGGCGCCTGGCCCTGGCAGGTCAGCATCCAGCGGCAGTCCAGGCATCACTGCGGCGGGACGATCCTCAACAGCCTGTGGGTGCTCACAGCCACACACTGCTTCCGAAAAGACCC GATCTATTTTCACGTGGTGGCAGGACTTCATGTGTTATCAGCACCAGGAAAACACTCCCAGACTCGCTCCGTCCGGGAACTCAGAATCCATGAGAACTTTGATGCAGCAAATTTCAACAACGATGTGGCACTTCTGCGCCTCAGTTCTCCTTTGCACTTCGGCGACCATGTCCAACCTATCTGCACTATTGATAACATGACCCATGAGTTTATCCTGAACCTCACCCACTGTTTCGTCACTGGATGGGGGAGCACCTTTTATAAGG GTGCGGGTGTCACCAGGTTGCAGGAAGCTGAGGTGGAAATCATCGACACACAAAAATGTAACCTGATCAACTGGTACGACGACTCCATCACCGATAGCATGATCTGTGCCGGATTAGAGAGCGGGGCTGCTGATGCTTGCCAG GGAGACAGCGGCGGCCCCCTGCAGTGCTACAGCGAAGATGAGGAGCGCTTCTTTGTGCTCGGAGTGACAAGTTTTGGGGAGGAGTGCGGACGGCCTCGCAGGCCGGGGGTGTACGCTCGGACCAGCAAGTTCGCAGCCTGGCTGAAGACGACTCAGGCCAGATCCGTGTCTGCTGCACACGGCCTGAGCACGAGAATCACCTCAATTCTGCTCAGTGCTGTTTTGATGCTGATCTGA